The genomic interval TTGCATCACCCAATTTAAAGACGCATATAACTGTCCTAAATATACGAGAGTATACGTTTTAAACTTATCTTCCTCTTGTTTGGAAATAGATTCTCTTTCTAGCTTTGCATGAAATATCCGACTTGCCTCTTCTAACGTACATTCTGTATAAGGTAATACGTCCAATCCATGATCTGCTATACGACAACCATTTTGATGAAAGTAATCAACTCGGTTTCTAATAGCTTCTAGATAATCCTCGTAAGTTGTAATTCTAGTATTTGTTTTCTTCTCCAGCTTTCTTACATAAGGAAGGAATGATTCTTGATTAATCTCAAGTAAAGAGTCCGGACGAAAGGATGGAAGGACAGTTGTATTGATTTCTCTATTTTCTTTTATCATGCTGTGATACTTTAAATCATCTAAAGGATCATCTGTTGTCCCAATCATCTCAACATTTGATTTTGCAATAAATGCTTGTGCTGTAAATCCTTTTTGACTAAGTTTCTCATTACAAATATTCCAGATTTCATCGCAAGTGTCTTCATTTAATGCAGAGTCAATTTGAAAATATCTTTTTAATTCTAATTGAGACCAATGATATAAAGGATTTCCAATACAGTAAGGGAGAATTTTAGCCCATGCTTGAAATTTAGCATACTCACTTGCATTTCCGGTAATATAGTCCTCATTTATACCAAAATATCGCATCGCTCTCCATTTATAATGATCTCCTGCTAGCCAAAGCTCACTTATATTCTGAAAGGATTTATTTTCTGCAATTTCCTTAGGACTTAAATGGCAATGATAATCAATTATTGGCATTGCCATACTATAATCATGATATAAAATTTTTGCAGACTCATTTTGTAATATGAAATCTTCTTCTATTACTTTCATCAAGTAATTCCCCTTTCCAATTCTGAACCTAAGAAAGACTCAATTAATGTGTATCCTCCATAAAAACTCTTTATCTTTTTGTGCAAAAAATATTATCTATATAAATAAAATAAAAATTTTTCTTTTTTAACTAAAAAATGCTTAAATATTTTTAAGCCAATGCAGTAGTAAGGTTTTCTTTCTTTTAAAATATGCTCCAAAACAGCTAGGCAAAGGTATTTCTTCCAGTAAACTAGGAACCATGTACCTGTTGAGGATTATATGCTTTCCCATCCTTATTTGGAGGAGATTTTTTTAAAAAATTACTTTCAATATGGTTTAGCATAGCTCTAGAATTAAATGTCATGAACATTGCAATCAAACTAGCAATAAAAACAACTAAGAAATCAGTGGTAATCACCGTTGCAAAGGCAACTAGAAATAGTATCAATACATTGCCGACCGTTTCTTTAAACTTAATAAACTGGTAATATGCAGATAGCTTCACTAAGTCTCTTATTCGAAAAGTAAACCTTGAGTTGATCATTAATAGATTTATACTCAGCATCGTCCAGATAAGAGTAAGTACAAGCAATACGATAAAAATTATTTGATTGATTGGAGTTACTGTTAATCGGAGGTATTGTAAGTCGATGAGTAAGACAAAGTATACCGCAAGGATGATTGTCCAGATAAGAAATGTTCCTTTCAAATTCGATCGATAGCCATAGAAAAAGTCAGCAGTTGGCGACAGCTCCTTCGTTCTCACTAATTTTTCCATCGAATATAATAGTCCTGATATAGCAGGTCCAGACGGAATTAATGCTAGAGCATACAATCCGATATTAGAAAACGATGGTGTTAATGTCATGAAGAAAAAAATAAAAAGTGCATTAGTTGCGACAAAATAGATATTCGTTAATACTATCCAATAGACATAATTACTAAATGTAAAGAGGATTCCTTGACCAAACTCTTTTTTCTGTTCCAAGCTGTTCACCTTCTTTCAGAATAAATATATCGTAAAGAATAGATAGGATGAGATACCCTACTAAAGAAATTTGTCATAAGATACCTCATCATTTTTTTGCAGTAAAAGTATAAGTTTTTAAAGTTAATCTGGTCACCCAGGCACTGATGGGCTTCACTACCTTTCCATACGGTAAGTCAACATTGCTTCCCTTGTTTCCTTTATCTCAGGTATGGTAGCTCCACCTCACACGCCACTTAATGGGTGCTCTCCGCTTTTCTTAATTATTTTTCTTATAATCTTGATATGTTTTATTAGCTGTTTCTACATATTGATCTAGCCCTTGACTTTTTAGCTCTTTAACAAATGCATCAAATTCACTTAAATCACGTGTACCTAAGATAAACTTTAATGTGTTTTGGTTTGTGTAATCTTTTAAAGGTGTACTTTGTAATGTTGCTTTTTCTCTATCTTCAATAGAATAAGGAATTAATGGATCTGTTGGAATTGGTGTTTTTGCTGCTTTCATATCATTTTGGAACTTAATTTCTTCTTCACTCATCATAGAATGAAGTAAATCTGTTGTTCCTCCATATGCAAAAACTCCACCAGAGAATCCATAGTCAACGCGTAAGTCCTTTGTTCCATTTGGATTTAATCCATTGTAATTAATGTCATCTGTTAATTTTCTTACTCCATTTTCCTTCGTAAATGTAGTTCCTTCTACTCCCCATTTTGTGAATTCTTGACCTTCATCACTGTAATATAACCAGTCAATAAACTGAAGAATTGCTTCGAAATTTTCACTTTCTTTAATTTTCGAAGTAATCATTACACCATTCTCTAATCTAGAACCTGACATTAATTGACCAGCAGTACCACCTGGAACGGTAATTTTGGAAATAGAATAATTTCCTTTGCCTAATGTTTTATCCATGTCGACACGATGTAGATGAATTGTTTGAGAGTTACCATTAATAATGAATGATTTGCCTGTTACAAATTTTTGGACTGCTTGATCATCACTTTGTGTAAAGCTCTCTTCATCTAACAATCCTTCTTCCACCAATTTATGGAAGTAAGTAAGCATTTCTTTATAGCCATCTGTTGTCGCTGCATAAACGAATTCATCTGCATCCTGATCATAAGATAATCCATTTCCGAATCCCCAGCCAGCTTTTGTTCCAAAACCTGTTGCTGCAATATTTAACGTACTATTAAAAGTAAAACGATCAGAGAAAGGAATAGAATCTGGATAGATTTCTTTCAACTTTTTCATTGCAGTATAAAGTTCATCCCAAGTTGTAGGAATCGCAATGTTATTTTCTTCGAAGATATCCGTTCTTACAATTAATGTGTAATCTGGCCAAACTTCTTCATGTAAACCTGGAAGAACATAGAATTTCCCATCGTTTTGACGTAGCGTATCTAACTCCGAACCTAAATCCCATTTTTCTACTTTTTCTTTAAAGTGTGGCATTTTATCAATGTAATCGCTTACCGGAAGTGCAGCACCTGATGCTACAAAAGCTGCTTCTTCCCCTGGGTATGTTTTTGGAATAACGATTGGTGCATCCCCTGAACTAATTAGTAAACTTCTTTTTTGTGTATAGTCACTCATTGGTACGATAGTCGGCTTTAACGTGACATTCGTGATTTCTTTAATCTTATCCCATAGTAACCAATCTTCTTTATATGGATATGTTGGCTGATCCATATATAAAATGGATAAATCAAACGGTTCAGTTGCTTTAAATGTGTCTCCTGCATTATAAGATTCCATTGCTCCTTTTGTAGACACTTCTACATCACTACTCGCTTGATCATCATTAGAACAAGCAGCAGTAAATAGTACTAACATGAATAACCCTAGAAACAGCCCAACCTTTTTAATACTTTCTTTCATAGTATTTCCTCCCCTTATATATATAGGAAAAGCGTAAAGTTATTTTTCACTAAAAGCAGGCATATGAAAGGAATCCTTAGGAAAAACAACCACGCTGAACTCCCGCTTACTAGAAGGCTCTGTCTATTACTTAACAGAGCCTAGCATTACTCCTGAAACAAAGTATTTTTGAACAAATGGATATATCGTTAAAATTGGTAATATTGTTAATACCATTGTTACAGATTTAATATTAGCAGAGATTTGTGTTAAGTTATCTGCTGATGTTGCACCTGCTGACATTCCACTCGTTGTTCCTGCGATCATATTTCTTAAGTAGATTGTAACTGGGAATAACTCTTTTTTATCTAAATAAATGAAAGCACTAAACCAAGAATTCCAATAAGCCACTGCGTAAAATAACACCATTGTGGCAATTACCGCTTTACTTAGTGGTAAAATTATTTTTAATAGAATGCCATATGTGTTTAAACCATCAATAGATGCTGC from Niallia sp. FSL W8-0635 carries:
- a CDS encoding ABC transporter substrate-binding protein — encoded protein: MKESIKKVGLFLGLFMLVLFTAACSNDDQASSDVEVSTKGAMESYNAGDTFKATEPFDLSILYMDQPTYPYKEDWLLWDKIKEITNVTLKPTIVPMSDYTQKRSLLISSGDAPIVIPKTYPGEEAAFVASGAALPVSDYIDKMPHFKEKVEKWDLGSELDTLRQNDGKFYVLPGLHEEVWPDYTLIVRTDIFEENNIAIPTTWDELYTAMKKLKEIYPDSIPFSDRFTFNSTLNIAATGFGTKAGWGFGNGLSYDQDADEFVYAATTDGYKEMLTYFHKLVEEGLLDEESFTQSDDQAVQKFVTGKSFIINGNSQTIHLHRVDMDKTLGKGNYSISKITVPGGTAGQLMSGSRLENGVMITSKIKESENFEAILQFIDWLYYSDEGQEFTKWGVEGTTFTKENGVRKLTDDINYNGLNPNGTKDLRVDYGFSGGVFAYGGTTDLLHSMMSEEEIKFQNDMKAAKTPIPTDPLIPYSIEDREKATLQSTPLKDYTNQNTLKFILGTRDLSEFDAFVKELKSQGLDQYVETANKTYQDYKKNN
- a CDS encoding DUF624 domain-containing protein produces the protein MEQKKEFGQGILFTFSNYVYWIVLTNIYFVATNALFIFFFMTLTPSFSNIGLYALALIPSGPAISGLLYSMEKLVRTKELSPTADFFYGYRSNLKGTFLIWTIILAVYFVLLIDLQYLRLTVTPINQIIFIVLLVLTLIWTMLSINLLMINSRFTFRIRDLVKLSAYYQFIKFKETVGNVLILFLVAFATVITTDFLVVFIASLIAMFMTFNSRAMLNHIESNFLKKSPPNKDGKAYNPQQVHGS
- the uxaC gene encoding glucuronate isomerase, with the protein product MMKVIEEDFILQNESAKILYHDYSMAMPIIDYHCHLSPKEIAENKSFQNISELWLAGDHYKWRAMRYFGINEDYITGNASEYAKFQAWAKILPYCIGNPLYHWSQLELKRYFQIDSALNEDTCDEIWNICNEKLSQKGFTAQAFIAKSNVEMIGTTDDPLDDLKYHSMIKENREINTTVLPSFRPDSLLEINQESFLPYVRKLEKKTNTRITTYEDYLEAIRNRVDYFHQNGCRIADHGLDVLPYTECTLEEASRIFHAKLERESISKQEEDKFKTYTLVYLGQLYASLNWVMQLHIGAKRNNNDRMFNALGANTGYDSINDYSLAKPLNQFLNSLDKNNQLPKTILYSLNPNHGPIIASAAGNFQAAGLKGKIQSGAAWWFNDHKDGMLNQMKELANIGVLSTFIGMLTDSRSFLSYTRHEYFRRILCNMLGSWIENGEAPKDYAFMGKIVQDISYYNAKNYFEID